Below is a genomic region from Desulfobacter sp..
TCATCCAGGCCATGGGTGTCAATCTGGTTAAATATATCCCGGTCCCTGGCCCGGACCCGGTTCTGATCCTCTCCTGCCCGGGTGTCATCCAGGCGAATCAGATAGTCCAGATCCATTCAGTGATGTCCGGTTAGGTTTTTGCTTGCTCAATAATTTTTTGATCTTTGACAATATTGTCCCTGTTTGAACTATGAGAGCCCTGCTCCTCGCAGCCAAACAGGTCATTTAGAATGGCGGTTCGCAGCTGCCGAACTCTTTTGATCGTGACCTTTTCATTAAACTGTTTTTGGCAATGGATTGCCAGTAACAGGTAAGTGATAAGGCCGCCAAGAATCTGAACCATAAGGCCGTATTCACTGCGGGCAATGAGATGATATACCTTCAGATGTTCTTTCCACCATTTGAAAAAATCCTCAATGGTCCACCGGAGTTTATAAATTGTTGCTATTTGTTCCGCTGTTAAATCATGCCTGTCAGTTGCCACATAGTATTTGACGCCAGCAATTTTATAGCCAACAACCCGAACAGGCCTTTTCGTCTGGTTTTGATTCGGAGTACCAAGTTTAACCAGTGCATCATAAAAAATGTAGCTGTCGGAAGGGGTCTCGTGGTTATCAATAATTGTTCTTGTTGTCCTGGTTTTTATACGGCAGACAAAATGTTTGCCTTGCTCCTGAAGCAGGTCAAATTCTTTATGGGATTGATATCCACGATCCATAACACCTGTTTGCCCCTTGGAAAGTATTTTGGGAACAAAAGTGCGTTCAGCGCCGTTGCCTTCAGTCAAAAAGATTTTGTTTGGGATTCCGTGATTAATGTCAAATCCGCAATGTACTTTGGCTTTTTTACTTCCTTTTCTGTAGTTCGCCCAGTGCATTGAAAGGACTGCATTTATGAGACTACCGTCAATGGAAACCAACTCTCCTAACTCGGCGTGTTCACCCGGATGACAC
It encodes:
- a CDS encoding IS4 family transposase translates to MTHISVPKKQLRSLNFDNFRCPLIKSLSKAPELQSRGDRPLKMTFEDQINALVYFHLQEHKSARHLIQDLKENVFAKENIAPNGGISRSSFCEAINHRGLEQLQFIFEDLYKQALECHPGEHAELGELVSIDGSLINAVLSMHWANYRKGSKKAKVHCGFDINHGIPNKIFLTEGNGAERTFVPKILSKGQTGVMDRGYQSHKEFDLLQEQGKHFVCRIKTRTTRTIIDNHETPSDSYIFYDALVKLGTPNQNQTKRPVRVVGYKIAGVKYYVATDRHDLTAEQIATIYKLRWTIEDFFKWWKEHLKVYHLIARSEYGLMVQILGGLITYLLLAIHCQKQFNEKVTIKRVRQLRTAILNDLFGCEEQGSHSSNRDNIVKDQKIIEQAKT